The Candidatus Methylomirabilis tolerans DNA segment GCTTCAGGACAATTGCAAAGCATACAACATTGCGCGCCACCGGCATACGCCGGAGATCGAACAGGAGTTGAGCCGCGCCATCGGTCGGGAGGTGTTGGTCACGTTTACGCCGCACCTGGTGGGAGCAGTTCGAGGGATTCTGGCTACTATCACCGCCACGCTCGTAACCTCCAAAAATACGGAGGAGATCCGTACGCTCTACCAGGAGTGGTACCACAACGAGCCATTCGTAAGGATCCTCCCTGATGGCCGGTTGCCTGAGACCAAGCAGGTGCGCGGTTCCAACTTCTGCGACATCGGCCTCGCCGTCGATGCCAGGACACGGCGCGTCATCGTCGTGGTGGCCATCGACAATCTCGTCAAGGGCGCCTCGGGACAGGCGATCCAGGCCATGAACGTCATGATGGGTTTCGACGAACGGGCGGGGTTGCGACTCCCCCCGCTCTATCCCTAACGCTGAATTTGTGAGAACAACACCCCATGCGGTACGGGTCGTGCCACGGCATACGAAAACCCTCTGCCTCCCCCTTTACGAAAGGGGGAGGCAAGGAAACGTATAAGTAAGTCCCCGCCCTTTCGAAAGGGGGGTCAGGGGGGTTTGTTAGAGGCTGACGGCTGATTGCTGAACACTGTGCTTCGGTGAAACAGTCAACGATACGGGACATTGCAGGTGGGATCACGGCGATCAAGGGTGTCAGGGCCGCCGGTGTCTATTGCGGCATCAAACGGGCTAAGCCCGTCCTGAGCCCAGCCGAAGGGCTCGACCTCGCCCTCATTGTGTCGGATCGATCCGCCACCGTGGCTGGGGTTACGACGAATAATCGGACCAAGGCTGCACCGGTGCTCCTATGTGAGCGGCAATTAAAGGGCGGCAGATTCTCCGCGCTTGTGGCGAATAGCGGAAATGCCAATGCCTGTACCGGGCCTCAAGGCGCGCGGGACGCCGTGCAGATGCGTGATCGACTTGCCAGGCTCATTGACCGTCCGGCAGGCGAAGTCTTTGTTGCCTCCACTGGGGTGATCGGTAAGCGACTTCCACTCCCTAAGGTTCTCTCCGGAATCCGCGAGGGCTACGGGTGCCTCTCGGTCACGGGCGGCCAGGAGGCGGCCAGGGCTATCATGACTACCGATACCTCTCCAAAGGAAGCGGCGGTCAGCTTTGAGCTGGACGGGAAATCCGTCGTGATCGGTGGGATGGCGAAGGGATCCGGAATGATCGCGCCCAATCTGGCCACAATGCTCTGTTTTGTCGGTACTGACGCCCGGATTTCCTCCCCTCTTCTGCGCCGGGTTCTGCGCCGGACAGTCGGAGATACCTTCAACACCATGACCGTAGATGGCTGCATGAGTACGAACGACACCGTCTTGCTGTTTGCAAATGGGATGAGCGATACGCCGTCTCTGAAAGCCGGTACTCCGCAGTTGGCTCTATTTGAAGAAGCGCTCTTTCAGATTCTCTCTCGTCTGGCCCGAATGATTATGAAGGATGGAGAAGGGGCGACTAAACTCGTTCGGGTAGAGGTAAAAGGATCTCGGACGACGCGCGACGCCAAGGTTGCGGCGAGGGCGGTCGCCGACTCCGCCCTTGTCAAGACGGCCTTTTTCGGGGAGGATTGCAATTGGGGACGGATCATGGCCGCTATTGGCGCCTCGGGGATTCGATTCGACCCAAGCCGCGTGGAGATCGCGCTGGACACGATCCCGGTGGTCCGACAAGGAGTCGGCCTGGGAGCGGCGGCAGAGCGACAGGCGGCCGTACGAATGCGCCGTTCCGAGTTTGATCTGACCATTCATTTGCACGAAGGTACGGCAGAGGCGGTCGTCCTGACCACCGATCTGAGCGAAGCGTATGTGAGGATCAATGCTGGGTATCGGAGCTAGTCCCGTTCCAACGTTATCGGCCTAACGAGACAATGTTGCTCAATCATCTGAATTGCGCGTTGCATAGCTTTGTCATTTGTCCGAACAAGTTGGAACGGGATTTTCTCTGTCGTAGCAATGTCAATATGTCAGGGTAACAGCAACGTGAAAATGTCAGGGTGCGTGCGCGTAGAGTTGAGCTGCGGTCGTGGTATCCGGCCCATACCTCGAGACCGCCCGACGTCCGCTCGTGCGATGTAGGCCAATG contains these protein-coding regions:
- the argJ gene encoding bifunctional glutamate N-acetyltransferase/amino-acid acetyltransferase ArgJ, with amino-acid sequence MRDIAGGITAIKGVRAAGVYCGIKRAKPVLSPAEGLDLALIVSDRSATVAGVTTNNRTKAAPVLLCERQLKGGRFSALVANSGNANACTGPQGARDAVQMRDRLARLIDRPAGEVFVASTGVIGKRLPLPKVLSGIREGYGCLSVTGGQEAARAIMTTDTSPKEAAVSFELDGKSVVIGGMAKGSGMIAPNLATMLCFVGTDARISSPLLRRVLRRTVGDTFNTMTVDGCMSTNDTVLLFANGMSDTPSLKAGTPQLALFEEALFQILSRLARMIMKDGEGATKLVRVEVKGSRTTRDAKVAARAVADSALVKTAFFGEDCNWGRIMAAIGASGIRFDPSRVEIALDTIPVVRQGVGLGAAAERQAAVRMRRSEFDLTIHLHEGTAEAVVLTTDLSEAYVRINAGYRS